In Flavobacterium sp. CBA20B-1, one DNA window encodes the following:
- a CDS encoding TonB-dependent receptor: MKKYALSITIAAAFFAHQANAQEDKDKKNKGVGTEVVNVTSEYQATLNDAFKINDNPLIEDEDINQKKEVKYTIFSVPVASTFSPAKGEAAKVDNDSLAKFYSNYALFGFGNYNTIRGELGIVETIGSKNMYVGGLLKHISSGGGIENVQLDDSFSKSNLDFTLGQRNENNQWNTQFGAMTSKYNWYGTPADFFVSNFNFDLVDPLQKYNDVHIGASYESYIGAFEKIDARYKYFWDDYSSKESRFVIAPKFSVELPNNTVYINLEADYVNTQFANNGIDNVVDTYNHLNLSANPSIKFFDADYSLELGAGLTYILGKEQGIENNSLVIYPMVKANFNLVPNIVQAYLGAVGGVQQNSYADLADQNPFLAPTFVLRPTRTNYDVYAGMKGKLYHNLSYNVRANYKNEDDKAMFTINPYNINLQNKQGYQYGNSFGLIYDKVTTFTLFGELNFDFSGKAQIGLSGEYNSFNIDQYQDVFHIPQGKINVNVLYNFTDQWFADANLGYVGQRYEFSGAPISTMTDDIKLGDFYDLNVTVGYRPTAQWTIFAKGLNLANENYLRFNQYQVQGLQVLGGAIYKFDFK, from the coding sequence ATGAAAAAGTACGCATTAAGCATCACTATAGCAGCGGCATTTTTTGCTCATCAGGCAAATGCACAAGAAGATAAAGATAAAAAGAATAAGGGAGTAGGAACCGAAGTTGTAAACGTAACATCGGAATATCAAGCTACTTTGAACGACGCTTTTAAAATTAACGATAACCCGTTAATTGAAGACGAAGACATCAACCAGAAAAAAGAAGTAAAATACACTATTTTTTCGGTTCCGGTTGCATCTACCTTTTCACCTGCAAAAGGCGAAGCTGCAAAGGTTGACAATGATTCGTTGGCAAAATTTTACAGTAATTACGCATTGTTTGGTTTTGGAAATTACAACACCATTCGGGGTGAATTGGGCATTGTAGAAACCATTGGAAGTAAAAATATGTATGTGGGCGGTTTGCTTAAACACATATCGTCGGGCGGTGGTATCGAAAATGTACAATTAGATGATTCGTTCAGCAAAAGTAATTTAGATTTCACGCTGGGTCAACGCAACGAAAACAATCAATGGAACACCCAATTTGGAGCAATGACATCGAAATATAATTGGTATGGAACACCTGCCGATTTTTTTGTATCGAATTTTAATTTTGATTTGGTTGATCCTTTGCAAAAATACAACGATGTGCATATTGGTGCTTCTTATGAAAGTTATATCGGTGCTTTCGAAAAAATAGATGCTCGATACAAATATTTTTGGGACGATTACAGCAGTAAAGAAAGCCGCTTTGTGATTGCACCAAAATTTAGTGTGGAACTGCCCAATAATACCGTATATATAAATTTAGAAGCAGATTATGTAAACACGCAATTTGCAAACAATGGTATTGATAATGTGGTAGATACATATAATCACTTAAACTTATCTGCGAACCCAAGTATCAAGTTTTTTGATGCCGATTATTCCTTGGAATTAGGTGCTGGTTTAACGTATATTTTAGGCAAAGAACAAGGAATTGAAAACAATTCACTAGTGATTTATCCAATGGTGAAAGCTAATTTTAATCTTGTTCCAAACATCGTGCAGGCATATTTAGGAGCAGTAGGAGGTGTGCAGCAAAATTCGTATGCCGACTTAGCAGATCAAAATCCGTTTTTGGCACCGACTTTCGTTTTAAGACCAACCAGAACCAATTATGATGTGTATGCAGGTATGAAAGGAAAATTGTATCATAATTTATCCTACAATGTCCGCGCAAATTACAAGAACGAAGACGATAAAGCCATGTTTACCATCAATCCATACAACATCAATCTACAAAATAAACAAGGCTATCAATACGGAAACTCTTTTGGTTTGATTTATGATAAAGTAACCACATTTACCTTATTTGGTGAGTTGAATTTTGATTTTTCAGGAAAAGCTCAAATTGGTTTGTCAGGTGAATACAATAGTTTCAATATAGACCAATATCAAGATGTGTTTCATATACCTCAAGGAAAAATTAATGTAAACGTATTGTATAACTTTACTGATCAATGGTTTGCAGATGCGAATTTAGGATATGTTGGGCAACGTTACGAGTTCAGCGGTGCTCCGATATCTACTATGACCGATGATATAAAACTGGGCGATTTCTATGATTTGAATGTTACTGTGGGGTATAGACCAACTGCTCAGTGGACTATTTTTGCCAAAGGATTAAATTTAGCAAACGAAAATTATTTGCGTTTTAACCAATACCAAGTGCAAGGTTTGCAAGTGTTGGGTGGAGCCATATATAAATTCGATTTTAAATAA
- the gyrB gene encoding DNA topoisomerase (ATP-hydrolyzing) subunit B, producing MSEEVKKNSYSADSIQALEGMEHVRMRPSMYIGDVGVRGLHHLVYEVVDNSIDEALAGYCDSIQVIINQDNSISVQDNGRGIPVDMHKKEGVSALEVVMTKIGAGGKFDKDSYKVSGGLHGVGVSCVNALSDHLHAEVHRDGKIWEQEYERGKAVYPARPIGETNKTGTKVTFKPDATIFTQTLEYSYDTLAARLRELSFLNKGITITLTDLRNVNDKGEAHSETFHSKEGLKEYVRFLDGNRTPIISHVINMENEKGEIPVEVALIYNDSYSENIYSYVNNINTHEGGTHLQGFRMGLTRTLKKYADTSGLLDKLKFEISGDDFREGLTAIISVKVMEPQFEGQTKTKLGNREVVSPVSQAVADMLEAYLEENPQDAKTIIQKVILAAQARHAAKKAREMVQRKTVMSGGGLPGKLSDCSEQNPEKCEIFFVEGDSAGGTAKQGRDRNFQAIMPLRGKILNVEKAMGHKVFENEEIRNIFTALGVTIGTEEDSKALNLSKLRYHKVVIMCDADVDGSHIATLILTFFFRYMRDLIERGYVYIATPPLYMVKKGTKKQYAWNDEERIALMEQMGQGASVQRYKGLGEMNAEQLWETTMNPEFRTLRQITVDNLAEADRVFSMLMGDEVPPRREFIEKNAVYANIDA from the coding sequence ATGAGTGAAGAAGTAAAGAAAAATTCGTATTCAGCCGACAGTATTCAGGCTTTAGAGGGAATGGAACACGTGCGCATGCGTCCGTCAATGTATATTGGTGATGTGGGTGTTCGCGGGTTGCACCATTTAGTTTACGAAGTTGTTGATAACTCTATAGATGAAGCATTGGCAGGTTATTGTGATTCCATCCAAGTTATCATCAATCAAGACAATTCAATTTCAGTTCAAGATAACGGTCGTGGAATCCCTGTGGATATGCACAAAAAAGAAGGCGTATCAGCATTAGAAGTGGTTATGACCAAAATTGGTGCTGGTGGAAAATTCGATAAAGATTCATATAAAGTTTCTGGTGGATTGCACGGGGTAGGTGTATCGTGTGTAAACGCCTTATCAGATCATTTGCATGCAGAAGTGCACCGCGATGGTAAAATTTGGGAACAAGAATACGAACGCGGAAAAGCAGTTTATCCGGCACGCCCAATTGGTGAAACCAATAAAACTGGTACAAAGGTTACTTTTAAACCAGATGCCACCATTTTTACACAAACCTTAGAGTATTCTTACGATACTTTAGCGGCACGTTTGCGCGAATTATCATTCTTAAACAAAGGAATAACCATTACGTTGACCGATTTACGCAATGTAAACGACAAAGGTGAAGCACACAGCGAAACATTCCATTCAAAAGAAGGTTTAAAAGAATATGTACGCTTTTTAGATGGAAACCGCACCCCAATCATTAGCCATGTAATTAATATGGAAAATGAAAAAGGCGAGATTCCTGTAGAAGTGGCTTTAATTTATAACGACAGTTATTCAGAAAATATTTATTCGTATGTAAACAATATCAATACACACGAAGGAGGAACACATTTGCAAGGTTTCCGTATGGGGTTAACCCGCACGTTGAAAAAATATGCAGATACATCCGGATTATTAGATAAATTAAAATTTGAAATTTCGGGCGATGATTTCCGCGAAGGTTTAACAGCCATTATTTCTGTTAAAGTGATGGAACCTCAGTTTGAAGGACAAACCAAAACCAAACTTGGAAACCGTGAAGTGGTTTCTCCGGTGTCACAAGCGGTTGCCGATATGCTAGAAGCATATTTGGAAGAAAACCCGCAAGATGCCAAAACCATCATTCAAAAAGTAATTTTAGCCGCACAAGCACGCCACGCAGCTAAAAAAGCACGCGAAATGGTGCAACGTAAAACGGTAATGAGCGGAGGCGGTTTGCCAGGGAAACTATCAGATTGTTCAGAGCAGAATCCAGAAAAATGTGAAATTTTCTTCGTAGAGGGAGATTCCGCAGGTGGAACTGCAAAACAAGGACGTGATCGAAATTTTCAAGCCATTATGCCTTTGCGAGGAAAAATTTTGAACGTTGAAAAAGCAATGGGGCACAAGGTTTTTGAAAATGAAGAAATTCGTAATATTTTCACGGCATTAGGTGTAACCATTGGAACCGAAGAAGACAGCAAGGCGTTAAACCTTTCAAAATTGCGTTACCATAAAGTAGTAATTATGTGTGATGCCGATGTGGATGGAAGCCACATTGCCACATTGATACTTACATTTTTCTTTAGGTATATGCGCGATTTAATTGAAAGGGGATATGTTTATATTGCTACACCACCACTTTATATGGTGAAAAAAGGAACAAAAAAACAATATGCATGGAACGATGAAGAACGCATTGCACTAATGGAACAAATGGGGCAAGGCGCTTCGGTACAACGCTATAAAGGTTTAGGAGAGATGAATGCAGAGCAATTATGGGAAACCACCATGAACCCTGAATTTAGAACACTTCGACAAATTACAGTGGACAATTTAGCCGAAGCAGACCGTGTTTTTTCTATGTTAATGGGCGATGAAGTGCCACCTCGAAGAGAGTTTATAGAGAAAAACGCTGTTTATGCAAACATTGATGCTTAA
- the secDF gene encoding protein translocase subunit SecDF, whose amino-acid sequence MQNKGLVKFIAIVFALVSIYQLSFTFVTNHYESNAKEFSKGDLTKEARYLDSISNEKVYLGKTFAQVRSEQIQKGLDLEGGINVMLQISVKDILKGLANDSKNAVFNQALSEAEKNRDGNQTYLESFYESFETVSAGKVKLSSSEIFANRNLQEVNPSMSDAQVKTIINAKVKEAIESAYRVFGERIDKFGVVSPTIQMVGESGRILVELPGAKDIDRIKNLLQSTAQLEFWETYKSEQLGDFVFAANAVLKEKNTEKPAAVVANDSTAKPKTDVDKLITGVSKDTTANTQQNLGPILSLIQAPGYQGSPIIAFFATKDTAQINTYLKDPQVRGLLNGELRYVKFAWGKPKKEANIVELYALKGNVQNAAPLSGSVVTEARDDYDQVTGKPVVSMQMNANGAKIWEELTGKAYSQQSNIAIVLDNVVYSAPGVTTGAISGGNSSISGDFTVQETKDLANILKAGKLPASVDIVSSEIVGPSLGQAAIDAGMTSSVVGLIIIALWMVFFYGKSGWFANIALAVNLLFIFGILASIGAVLTLPGIAGIVLTIGTAVDANILIYERAKESLRAGQTSKEAIKHAFSWSGAMSAITDANVTTALTGLVLLIFGSGPIKGFATTLLIGIATSVFTAIVITRLLVDWAEAKDSKLSFSTKITKNWFTNINFDFLGKKKIAYVFTTITMLLCVGTLFINGLNYGIDFTGGRTFQVQFDNDVDASSVSNKLSKVFDSNVEAKIFGKDSKLKITTKYKVDEESAQVDQEVNKILYDNLKPYFKTDLTYEQFTHPAGSGLGIVQASKVGPTVAKDVKTDAYWAVGGALLVVFVYLAISFRRWQYSLGAVVAVAHDVLLVLGVYSFFYKFAPFNMEVDQSLVAALLTVIGYSLNDTVIVFDRVRDFIRGDVEGSFEEVVNKSINTTLSRTFNTSATVILILLIMFIFGGESIRGFVFAMLLGIGVGTYSSLFISTPILVDTIKGSAERERAEALKAKQEAENSEE is encoded by the coding sequence ATGCAGAATAAAGGACTCGTTAAGTTTATTGCGATTGTTTTTGCGTTGGTAAGTATCTACCAATTGTCCTTTACGTTTGTAACGAATCATTATGAAAGTAATGCAAAAGAGTTTTCTAAAGGTGATTTAACCAAAGAAGCTCGTTACTTAGATTCAATTTCAAACGAAAAGGTTTATTTAGGAAAAACTTTTGCTCAAGTACGTTCAGAACAAATTCAAAAAGGTTTAGATTTAGAAGGAGGTATCAACGTGATGCTTCAAATTTCTGTTAAAGACATTTTAAAAGGATTGGCGAACGACTCAAAAAACGCCGTTTTCAATCAAGCGTTGTCTGAAGCAGAGAAAAACCGCGATGGAAATCAAACCTATTTAGAATCGTTTTATGAATCGTTTGAAACAGTTTCAGCAGGAAAAGTAAAATTGTCATCATCTGAAATTTTTGCAAACAGAAACTTGCAAGAAGTAAACCCTTCCATGAGCGATGCGCAGGTGAAAACCATCATCAACGCAAAAGTAAAAGAAGCAATAGAAAGTGCATACCGTGTTTTTGGTGAGCGTATTGATAAATTTGGTGTGGTTTCTCCAACTATTCAAATGGTGGGTGAATCTGGACGAATCTTGGTAGAATTACCCGGAGCAAAAGATATTGATCGTATTAAAAACCTGTTACAATCTACGGCACAATTAGAGTTCTGGGAAACTTATAAATCAGAACAATTGGGTGATTTTGTATTTGCAGCCAATGCCGTTCTAAAAGAGAAAAATACGGAAAAACCAGCTGCAGTTGTCGCAAACGATAGCACCGCAAAACCTAAAACCGATGTTGATAAATTAATAACGGGTGTTTCTAAAGATACAACAGCAAATACACAACAAAATTTAGGACCAATCCTTTCATTGATTCAAGCGCCAGGTTATCAAGGTTCTCCAATCATTGCGTTTTTTGCTACAAAAGATACTGCACAAATCAATACCTATTTAAAAGATCCACAAGTTCGTGGACTATTAAATGGCGAATTGCGATATGTGAAATTTGCATGGGGAAAACCTAAAAAAGAAGCTAATATTGTAGAATTATATGCTTTAAAAGGAAATGTGCAAAATGCAGCACCTTTATCAGGTTCGGTAGTTACAGAAGCTCGTGATGATTATGACCAAGTTACAGGAAAGCCAGTTGTATCAATGCAGATGAATGCAAATGGTGCAAAAATTTGGGAAGAATTAACAGGAAAAGCTTATTCACAACAATCAAATATTGCTATTGTTTTAGATAATGTAGTGTATTCAGCACCTGGAGTAACTACAGGCGCAATTTCAGGAGGTAACTCAAGTATTTCGGGTGATTTCACTGTTCAAGAAACAAAAGATTTAGCAAATATTCTAAAAGCAGGTAAATTACCAGCTTCTGTAGATATTGTTTCGTCTGAAATTGTTGGTCCTTCATTAGGGCAAGCAGCTATCGATGCAGGTATGACCTCTTCTGTAGTAGGTTTAATCATCATTGCTTTATGGATGGTTTTCTTCTATGGTAAATCGGGTTGGTTTGCAAACATTGCATTGGCAGTGAACTTATTATTTATATTTGGTATTTTGGCTAGTATCGGAGCTGTTTTAACTTTACCAGGAATTGCAGGTATTGTTTTAACAATTGGTACGGCAGTAGATGCAAACATACTTATTTACGAGCGCGCAAAAGAATCGCTTCGGGCAGGACAAACTTCTAAAGAAGCTATAAAGCATGCTTTTTCATGGAGTGGCGCTATGTCTGCAATTACCGATGCAAACGTTACAACTGCTTTAACCGGTTTGGTATTGTTGATTTTTGGTTCAGGGCCAATCAAAGGGTTTGCAACTACTTTATTAATTGGTATTGCAACATCAGTATTCACGGCAATTGTTATTACAAGACTTTTAGTAGATTGGGCAGAAGCAAAAGATTCAAAACTATCATTTAGTACAAAAATCACTAAAAATTGGTTTACAAATATCAATTTTGATTTCTTAGGAAAAAAGAAAATCGCTTATGTGTTCACCACAATTACTATGTTGTTATGTGTTGGAACCCTATTCATAAACGGATTAAATTATGGAATTGACTTCACAGGGGGTAGAACATTCCAAGTGCAGTTTGATAATGATGTGGATGCATCATCTGTTTCAAACAAATTATCAAAAGTTTTTGATAGCAATGTAGAAGCTAAAATTTTTGGAAAAGATTCAAAATTAAAAATTACTACCAAATATAAGGTTGATGAGGAAAGTGCACAAGTAGATCAAGAAGTAAACAAAATACTTTATGACAACTTAAAGCCATACTTTAAAACTGATTTAACCTACGAGCAATTCACACATCCGGCAGGCAGTGGTTTAGGAATTGTACAAGCATCAAAAGTAGGACCAACTGTGGCAAAAGATGTAAAAACCGATGCTTACTGGGCTGTAGGTGGTGCATTGCTAGTGGTGTTTGTGTACTTAGCAATTTCCTTCCGTAGATGGCAATACTCGTTAGGTGCGGTAGTAGCTGTGGCACACGATGTGTTGCTTGTATTAGGTGTTTACTCATTCTTTTATAAATTCGCACCGTTTAACATGGAAGTAGATCAATCACTAGTAGCAGCTTTGCTTACTGTAATTGGTTATTCATTGAACGATACTGTAATTGTATTCGACCGTGTTCGTGATTTTATTAGAGGTGATGTGGAAGGATCTTTTGAGGAAGTGGTAAACAAATCAATTAACACCACACTTTCAAGAACATTCAACACTTCTGCAACCGTGATTTTAATATTGTTAATCATGTTTATTTTTGGTGGGGAATCAATCCGTGGATTTGTGTTCGCAATGCTATTAGGTATTGGAGTAGGAACCTATTCATCACTATTTATTTCAACACCTATTTTGGTTGATACCATTAAAGGATCAGCAGAACGCGAACGTGCAGAAGCACTTAAAGCAAAACAAGAAGCTGAAAATTCAGAAGAATAA